A genome region from Bacillota bacterium includes the following:
- a CDS encoding stalk domain-containing protein, whose protein sequence is MVERRVGWFQRGTATLLIAFWLCFTLTSPAHAGAATYRGFPTVDLYVNGHPVGGDVPAIVLDDRTLVPLRAVAEALGQKVWWDGTLKAVCVGEAPVIADESAGVEPVKRVQEAAAKGWDSIEASLGEAGEIPFTWVFGDRQAWYRHLTGLGVAEDRAAKLAKYAAGCAYDHAEVLAEEGSTLDLTVAHEFVHVLFRRHGLQGAMPRWLNEGIAEYIAREATGYTPSSPRGSVLWDSARQEVLSHALSGTLEDLPATDEQWDDHLGVYPVHDQALLAVDWLVAHSHLDGLFAYLSSLREGKTHEDAFRSAFGLDVQAFPDDFREALRAEAQAALQGSGVRLELDVPEGFSGTLTVFPPGRTESEAWKLAGGRSVTVTLGSDGILKVDLPLAGSGRYTIREAYKDLLALYVTSDTAIAAPRESRVKQLAIAVVKSRFGWYWGGNTAFYEDGSRETNAEDPAFPLGIRLTTVLPLPY, encoded by the coding sequence ATGGTTGAACGGAGAGTGGGATGGTTCCAGCGGGGCACGGCTACTCTGCTCATCGCGTTCTGGCTCTGTTTCACTCTGACCTCACCCGCCCACGCTGGTGCTGCTACTTATCGGGGCTTTCCCACGGTAGACCTCTACGTCAACGGCCACCCGGTCGGGGGTGACGTACCGGCGATCGTGCTCGACGACCGGACCCTGGTTCCCCTGCGTGCCGTTGCAGAGGCTCTCGGTCAGAAAGTCTGGTGGGACGGCACTCTGAAGGCGGTATGCGTCGGTGAGGCGCCTGTGATCGCCGACGAGAGCGCCGGTGTGGAACCGGTGAAGAGGGTTCAGGAGGCCGCTGCCAAGGGCTGGGACAGCATCGAGGCCAGCCTGGGTGAGGCTGGCGAGATACCTTTCACATGGGTCTTCGGTGATCGCCAGGCGTGGTACCGGCACCTAACCGGGCTGGGGGTGGCCGAGGATCGGGCCGCCAAGCTCGCGAAGTACGCGGCGGGGTGCGCCTACGACCACGCGGAGGTTCTGGCGGAAGAAGGCTCCACTCTTGATCTTACGGTGGCCCACGAGTTCGTGCACGTGCTCTTCCGGAGGCACGGCCTGCAGGGTGCCATGCCGCGCTGGCTGAACGAAGGGATCGCCGAGTACATAGCGCGGGAAGCCACGGGGTACACCCCGTCTTCGCCCAGGGGAAGCGTGCTGTGGGACTCGGCCCGGCAGGAGGTTCTCTCCCATGCCCTCTCGGGGACCCTCGAAGACCTGCCTGCAACCGACGAGCAGTGGGATGACCACCTCGGGGTTTACCCGGTCCACGACCAGGCGCTTTTGGCGGTGGATTGGCTGGTGGCGCACTCCCATCTGGATGGCCTTTTCGCTTACCTTTCCAGCCTGCGCGAGGGTAAGACGCATGAGGACGCCTTCCGCAGCGCCTTCGGGCTGGACGTGCAGGCCTTCCCGGACGATTTCCGTGAGGCACTCCGAGCGGAGGCCCAGGCGGCATTGCAGGGTTCGGGCGTCCGGCTGGAACTGGATGTGCCCGAGGGTTTCTCCGGTACCCTGACCGTTTTCCCTCCCGGCAGGACCGAGAGCGAGGCGTGGAAGCTAGCAGGTGGCCGGTCGGTGACGGTGACGCTGGGGAGTGACGGGATCCTCAAGGTGGACCTGCCCCTGGCCGGTTCCGGCCGGTACACGATAAGAGAGGCATACAAGGACCTTCTCGCGCTGTACGTGACTTCGGATACAGCTATTGCAGCGCCGAGGGAATCGCGGGTAAAGCAACTCGCCATCGCGGTGGTGAAGAGCCGCTTTGGCTGGTACTGGGGCGGCAACACCGCCTTCTACGAGGATGGCTCCCGGGAAACCAACGCAGAGGATCCAGCCTTCCCGCTGGGAATCCGTCTCACGACGGTCCTGCCGCTACCATACTGA